A window of Spirochaetota bacterium genomic DNA:
CCATTACAGCATTTATATAAAAGGAAATACAGATGTCAAAGGGTATAAGAAGTTCAACGAAATACGTCTTCAACATCGCTCTTCTCTATTCGCTGTTGATAATAATTTCATCACTCTCCTTCCACTATATCCTGAAGAAAAATTCAAGGCTCTTGAGGGAGACAACATTAAGGAATAATGAGCATCTTTTATTGGAAAAGACGGGCTTAATAATCGATAGATTGGCCGATGACAACATCAAAAGCCTAAAGGCCCTTTCCAGCAAACTGAAGGGATATTGCTCCGGGGATGAGAATTTATTGTATATCCTCATCTTCTCTCAAAGCGAGGATGAAGCCTACTTTAAGATGATCAAAAAGATCGCAAATAATCCAGCCTTTGATATTGGGATAAAGGGGAGACAGAGGGTGAAAGAGGACCGGGCGATCAATTATTTACAAAAGGGGATGTTCGGAGAAATCGCTGACGAGAAGATATATTCATCCAACGGACTATACTGGAGAAACGTCTACCATCCCTTTAAAATCAGGAATAAAACCCTGGTCATAGAGTTCATCGTCTCCACTTCAATGACCATGAACTCTATAAACGAATATTATACAACATTGAACAAGACAAATAGATACATAATTATCATATCCGCAATAATAATCGTCATCGCCTTCATCATAACCTTTCTCTTTACTCATAATTTGTCTCTCTTTATAAAGGGGCTGTCGCAGCATATTAAGGATGCTGCGGATGGGAAGCTGGATGTGCAGCTTAATCCGACAATCGATGAGGACTTTAGCGAGATCGCCCTCTCATTTAATAACCTCATTGTCAAGCTCAAGGAATTGACAGAAAAGGAGAAGTCAACAGAGGATATTGAGCATAGTGATCCCCTGAGCGAAGCCTTTAGTTATGGGGTGGCCTTTATTAAGGAGAAGAGGATAGATGACGCTATAGCGATCTTTAAGACGCTCACTATACTGAAACCTGAAGGTTTCGCATCCCTCTTCAATCTGGGAGTGGCCTATGCAAAGAATAGGGATTATAATAACGCCCTCCTCTCCTTCCGAAAGGCGATGGAGTTTAATCCGGATCATGAACTCACACTAAAATATATTGAAAAGGTAGGGTTATTACAGAGAAGAGATGAAGAATTCGCCAATTGATCTGCAGAATAAGATCGCTGCCCTGCCCAATGAGATCGGCGTTTATCTCATGAAGGACAAGCTGGACGGCATTATATACATAGGCAAGGCCTCAAGCCTAAAGAAACGAGTCTCTTCCTATTTCCGGAAATCCGATGATAATCCAAAGACCGCGGTTTTAGTGAAGAATATTCATGACATCGAATTTATAGTAACGGACTCAGAGGTTGAGGCCCTGATCCTTGAGAGCACCCTGATAAAGAGCCACAAGCCCAAATATAATATCAGGCTCAAGGATGATAAGCGGTATCCCTACATCGCTGTGACACTGAGCGAGGAGTATCCAAGGGTAATCTATACTCGTAGATTAATCGAAAATGGAGACAGGTACTTCGGCCCTTACACCGATTCCAATGCCGCCAGAAAAATAGTATCAATGATGAACATCACATTCAAATTAAAGACCTGCAAAAAGGAACTCCCCATAAAGAAAGAAGAAAGGCCCTGCCTTAACCACCAGATGAAGAGATGCTCCGGCGTGTGCCAGGGAATAATTTCCAGAAAGGAATATCTCGAGATCATCGATAATGCCATAAGGTTCCTGGATGGAGAGATCGAGCCGGTTGTTAATAACCTGCAAAGAATGATGACTGATCATTCAAAAAGGATGGAGTATGAATCAGCGGCGGATATAAGGGATATGATCAATAATATTCATGCGGTAACCGAGAAACAGAAGGTATATGCGCCCATTGGCATGGATCAGGACTATGTCTGCATATCAACCCAAGGAGACGAGGCTGTAATGCTCCTATTCGAATTCCGCAAGGGGGTGTTGGTTGGAAGAAAAATTTCTATCTTTGAAAACGTCCAATACCATGCGCCTGGAGATATAATAAAATCCTTCATTCTGGAGTATTACCAACGGAAGGAGCCACCCTCAAGGATCACCGCTTCTCATCAGTCAGAGGATAGGGCCACATTAGAGGAGTGTCTGACGAGGATAGCCTGTCAGAATGTGCGGATTTTTACCCCAACATCGAACAACGACAGGGCTATAATAAACATGATGAAGAAAAACCTTGACATTATTGTCGCTGAGAGGGAATCCCATAGAGAGCGGTCGGATAAGAACAGGGGTCTTACCGAGATGAAGGAGATGCTGAGCCTAGAGTCACTGCCGAGGGTGTTAGAATGCTTTGACATATCCAATATTCAGGGAAAATTCGCTGTTGGCTCAATGTCCCGATTCATTGACGGTGTTCCGGACAAGAGCGGTTATCGGAGGTACAGGATCAGGGCCTATGATTCATCCAATGATCCTGGCATGATACATGAGGTGGTGGGGAGAAGATTGCAGATGCTCATCAACGAAACCCTTGACCTGCCTGATCTTATCATAATCGATGGAGGCAAAACACAACTAGCCAGGGCCTATGAAGCAGCCAATTCCCTTGAGGTCGATATAAGGATCATCTCCATTGCCAAGCGCTTTGAGGAGATTTACACTGATATATCAGAGGAGCCTATTAGATTACAGAAAGGCTCTCCTGCATTGAGGATAATTCAAAACATCAGGGACGAGGCTCACCGGTTTGCTATTGAGTATCATAGGACGCTGAGGAGCAAGGGCATGAGAGAATCAGCCTTTGATGAGATACCGATGATCGGAGAGAAGAAGAAGAATCTTCTCCTCCAAAATCTGAAGAGCCTGGAGAATGTGAAGAACTCCTCATTAGAGGAGCTTATTAACGTGCCCGGCATTGGCGTTAAAACAGCTAAAATAGTCTACAATTATTTCCATGATACTGAATAATAGACCCTCCTAACCACGAGCCTTTGGATCTTCTCCATCCTTGATGTTGATTTGCGCATCTTTACCCGAGCCGATATAAGAGCGAGGATTATCTCAAATTCGAGAGGCTTATAATCCCAATCTGGTTCAATCCATTTATGATAAACTGAACAGCCATTGCGGATAGTATAAGACCCATAATTCGCTGGATGACCGATAGTCCAGTCTCTCCAAGCAGGCGCTCAATAAATACTGAGAAGAACATAACAATCCCAGCGATAATGAACATTATCACTGAAATAGTAACGATGGTGATTATTTTCCCTGTATCTCCGTCTGCCTGGGAGCTGAACATCAAGAGGGCGGCGATGTTCCCTGGTCCGCAGAGCATGGGGATTGCCAGGGGGAAGACCGATGTATCCCCTCCCCCCGGGGATTCAATATCCTCCTTTGAGACCTTTGTCCTCGTAGGCCTGGCAAAGAGCATATCCATTGAAATGAGGAATAACAATATTCCGCCGGCAAAGAGAAAGGAAGCCGGTGTAATCCCGAGAAAATTGAGAAAAACCTTCCCGAATAGAACAAAAAATACAGACACTGAGGCCGCGACGCCTGTTGCCCTAAGAATGATCAACCTCTGTCGTCTGGATTCATAACCGGAGAGGTATATGATAAAAGCCGGTATTAGGCCAAGGGGATCCACTACAAAGAAGAGTGTAAAAAAAACCGTTGGGATAAAATTTGCATCCATAACTAATCCCCTCGTATGAATCTCTAATTATATGGCTCAACCTATGCAGAGATTGATGTACTTCAAATCAATGATCTCAGGGAGGCCCTTCATCTTATCCAAAAGCTCAGGGTTCAATTCATCATCCACCCCAACAATCACAAGCGCTCTGCCTCCCTTCTTAGCCCTGGATAGGTGCAGGTTCGCTATGTTTATTCCGTTGTCTCCCAGAAATGTTCCAATGGAGCCAATTACATTGGGAACATCATTATTGTGTAAAACCAGCATGCGGCCCGATGGAACAAAATCAACCAGATAATCATCAAACCTGACAAAGCGTACATTTCGGGCCAGTATCGTTCCCCATAACTCATTTACACCCTCCTGCCCAACCACCTTAACCCTGATGAGATGAGAATAATCCCTTGATGTTGTATCCTCCCCTATCTGTATCTTAATTCCCCTCTCCTTTGCTATTACTGAGGCATTCACAAAGTTGATATTGAAATCAATATATGGGGACATCATGCCCTTAATATAGGCTGATGTAAGCGGGGCAATGTTTGAATTCTGAAAATCCCCGGAATAATAGATATTTACCTCCTCCACCTTCCCATTCATCACGGATCCCTGAAATGATCCCATCCTTTCAATCAGCTCAATATAGGGCTTCAGGAAATTGTATTCGTTAATATCCAGGGAAGGGAAATTAACGCTGTTTCTGGCAATGCCAGTGAGCAAGAATTCAGCCACATTTTCCGCAGCCTCAATGGCCACTGAAACCTGAGCCTCGTCAGTCGACGCCCCCAGGTGAGGTGTAAGAATGACATTGTCCAACTCATGAAATGGTTTCAGCGTCTTTGGCGGCTCCTCTGTAAAGACATCCAACGCCGCGCCTGCGATCCTCCTCTCCTTAAGGGCTTCATACAAATCATTCTCATTGTATATTCCGCCCCTTGCGCAATTTATCAGTCTAACAGTGGGCTTCATCATCTCAATCTCCCTCCTGGTAACCATATCCCTTGTCTGATCAGTTAAGGGTGTATGGACGGTAATGAAATCAGCCTCCTTCCAGATCTCATCCGGTTCTTTAGCCTCAATATCATAATCGGATAACTTATCGCTAGACATATAGGGATCATATCCAACGACCCTCATCGATAATCCCTTGCATCTCTTTGCCACCTCCAAGCCTATTCTCCCCAACCCGATTACACCCACAGTCTTGCCGCGAAGCTCAGTCCCCCTAAAGAGCTTCTTTTCCCATGCCCCCCTCTTCATTGAAGAATCAGCCAGG
This region includes:
- a CDS encoding tetratricopeptide repeat protein, with product MSKGIRSSTKYVFNIALLYSLLIIISSLSFHYILKKNSRLLRETTLRNNEHLLLEKTGLIIDRLADDNIKSLKALSSKLKGYCSGDENLLYILIFSQSEDEAYFKMIKKIANNPAFDIGIKGRQRVKEDRAINYLQKGMFGEIADEKIYSSNGLYWRNVYHPFKIRNKTLVIEFIVSTSMTMNSINEYYTTLNKTNRYIIIISAIIIVIAFIITFLFTHNLSLFIKGLSQHIKDAADGKLDVQLNPTIDEDFSEIALSFNNLIVKLKELTEKEKSTEDIEHSDPLSEAFSYGVAFIKEKRIDDAIAIFKTLTILKPEGFASLFNLGVAYAKNRDYNNALLSFRKAMEFNPDHELTLKYIEKVGLLQRRDEEFAN
- the uvrC gene encoding excinuclease ABC subunit UvrC, which gives rise to MKNSPIDLQNKIAALPNEIGVYLMKDKLDGIIYIGKASSLKKRVSSYFRKSDDNPKTAVLVKNIHDIEFIVTDSEVEALILESTLIKSHKPKYNIRLKDDKRYPYIAVTLSEEYPRVIYTRRLIENGDRYFGPYTDSNAARKIVSMMNITFKLKTCKKELPIKKEERPCLNHQMKRCSGVCQGIISRKEYLEIIDNAIRFLDGEIEPVVNNLQRMMTDHSKRMEYESAADIRDMINNIHAVTEKQKVYAPIGMDQDYVCISTQGDEAVMLLFEFRKGVLVGRKISIFENVQYHAPGDIIKSFILEYYQRKEPPSRITASHQSEDRATLEECLTRIACQNVRIFTPTSNNDRAIINMMKKNLDIIVAERESHRERSDKNRGLTEMKEMLSLESLPRVLECFDISNIQGKFAVGSMSRFIDGVPDKSGYRRYRIRAYDSSNDPGMIHEVVGRRLQMLINETLDLPDLIIIDGGKTQLARAYEAANSLEVDIRIISIAKRFEEIYTDISEEPIRLQKGSPALRIIQNIRDEAHRFAIEYHRTLRSKGMRESAFDEIPMIGEKKKNLLLQNLKSLENVKNSSLEELINVPGIGVKTAKIVYNYFHDTE
- a CDS encoding MarC family protein, whose amino-acid sequence is MDANFIPTVFFTLFFVVDPLGLIPAFIIYLSGYESRRQRLIILRATGVAASVSVFFVLFGKVFLNFLGITPASFLFAGGILLFLISMDMLFARPTRTKVSKEDIESPGGGDTSVFPLAIPMLCGPGNIAALLMFSSQADGDTGKIITIVTISVIMFIIAGIVMFFSVFIERLLGETGLSVIQRIMGLILSAMAVQFIINGLNQIGIISLSNLR
- the serA gene encoding phosphoglycerate dehydrogenase, with protein sequence MKKKILISDKLAQEGIELLQKHSDFEVINKPGLSPEGLLVEIADAYGLIIRSATMVTDDVIRSADRLQVIARAGVGLDNVDIERATEKGIVVMNTPGGNTISTAEHAIALMFSIARRVPLADSSMKRGAWEKKLFRGTELRGKTVGVIGLGRIGLEVAKRCKGLSMRVVGYDPYMSSDKLSDYDIEAKEPDEIWKEADFITVHTPLTDQTRDMVTRREIEMMKPTVRLINCARGGIYNENDLYEALKERRIAGAALDVFTEEPPKTLKPFHELDNVILTPHLGASTDEAQVSVAIEAAENVAEFLLTGIARNSVNFPSLDINEYNFLKPYIELIERMGSFQGSVMNGKVEEVNIYYSGDFQNSNIAPLTSAYIKGMMSPYIDFNINFVNASVIAKERGIKIQIGEDTTSRDYSHLIRVKVVGQEGVNELWGTILARNVRFVRFDDYLVDFVPSGRMLVLHNNDVPNVIGSIGTFLGDNGINIANLHLSRAKKGGRALVIVGVDDELNPELLDKMKGLPEIIDLKYINLCIG